In the genome of Nitrospiria bacterium, one region contains:
- a CDS encoding efflux RND transporter periplasmic adaptor subunit, whose product MGNKIRWVVFGVIIVLLIAGGIVGIKVLQFKAMGVAASQMVIPPEPVNVTEVREEIWQPRISSVGTVKAVQGTVVSAEAEGIVRKITFEPGSVVKAGEVLVQLDVEIEKAELRAAEAAAELALISFQRAQDLMVTRSVSQTHFDSANNNLKQANAQLENIQAVISKKTVRAPFSGKLGIRLISVGQFLEKGNPVVSLYSLDPVYVEFSLPQQRLRDLEKGLKVAVSSDSFPEEPFEGQITAINPDIDPETRNLRVQATLDNPKGRMRPGMFVSVDTILESSRRVLFIPSTAVLHAPFGDSIFVIEEGQAGPDGAKPFVVRQQFVRLGARQGDFVIVTEGLKIGERIVSTGTFKLRPGMAVVIDNTLAPQFHFFPKPGNT is encoded by the coding sequence ATGGGAAACAAAATTCGTTGGGTTGTCTTCGGTGTGATCATCGTTCTTTTGATTGCCGGCGGCATCGTTGGGATTAAGGTTCTCCAATTCAAGGCAATGGGTGTTGCCGCTTCCCAAATGGTGATACCACCGGAGCCGGTGAACGTCACCGAGGTTCGCGAAGAAATATGGCAGCCCCGCATTTCTTCGGTTGGAACCGTTAAGGCCGTTCAGGGAACCGTGGTCAGTGCCGAGGCCGAAGGAATTGTTCGCAAGATCACCTTCGAGCCGGGTTCCGTGGTGAAAGCCGGGGAGGTTCTGGTTCAACTTGATGTTGAAATCGAGAAAGCAGAGTTGCGTGCGGCCGAGGCAGCTGCCGAATTGGCCCTCATTTCTTTCCAACGCGCTCAGGACCTTATGGTCACCCGAAGTGTTTCCCAGACCCATTTCGATTCAGCCAACAACAACTTAAAGCAGGCCAATGCCCAATTGGAAAATATCCAAGCGGTTATATCTAAAAAGACCGTGCGAGCCCCATTTTCCGGGAAGCTTGGCATCCGACTGATCAGCGTTGGGCAATTTCTCGAAAAGGGGAATCCGGTGGTGTCGCTTTATTCCCTCGACCCGGTGTATGTTGAATTCTCATTGCCGCAACAGCGATTGCGTGATTTGGAAAAGGGCCTGAAAGTGGCCGTGTCGTCTGACTCCTTTCCCGAGGAGCCGTTCGAAGGCCAGATCACCGCTATTAACCCGGATATCGATCCCGAAACGAGAAACCTTCGTGTCCAAGCGACCCTGGACAATCCTAAAGGGCGAATGAGACCCGGTATGTTCGTCTCCGTTGATACCATTCTCGAAAGCTCCAGACGGGTACTGTTCATCCCCTCAACCGCGGTGCTCCACGCACCCTTCGGGGACTCCATCTTCGTTATTGAAGAAGGACAGGCAGGTCCGGACGGAGCGAAGCCTTTTGTTGTCCGGCAGCAGTTCGTGCGTCTTGGGGCGCGACAGGGTGATTTCGTCATTGTCACCGAAGGCCTCAAGATCGGTGAAAGAATCGTTTCCACGGGTACTTTCAAACTCCGGCCGGGGATGGCTGTGGTCATCGATAACACACTCGCCCCCCAATTTCATTTTTTCCCGAAACCAGGTAATACCTGA